The following proteins are co-located in the Siansivirga zeaxanthinifaciens CC-SAMT-1 genome:
- a CDS encoding Pycsar system effector family protein, which produces MPDIVKKTESFVFDLIKDELPNSFLYHNFTHTERVYKSLNEIIENSEINEEDAKILRLSALLHDTGYTKTTENHEEASVEIAKEFLTDEEVDKNIIKSVANCIMATKLSSEPKNELEKIMRDADSSHFGKKYFKETSEFLRKELEIQGIAKYTPTEWQEENIKMLSKTHQFYTEYALKNWQSRKEKNLSKLIKARQKQKLKLKTEDLKAKYKAQYKNESPERGIQTFYRVALKNHIKLSDIADTKANILLSVNAIIISLVLSNLISKLDNPSNDYLIIPTLIFTISSVISMVLSIIATRPNITRGEFTQEDIDQKRVNLTFFGNFHKMKLEQYQNAINELLKDKEYVYNSLTKDLYFLGKVLDRKYRILRTTYTIFMVGMIISVIAFGVSFKLSKHARIEDMLPDETSMIQPVKKLNETTYFVKL; this is translated from the coding sequence ATGCCCGATATTGTAAAAAAAACCGAGTCTTTTGTATTTGATTTAATTAAAGATGAACTGCCAAACTCGTTTTTATATCATAATTTCACACACACCGAACGTGTTTATAAAAGTTTAAATGAAATCATTGAAAATTCAGAAATAAATGAAGAAGATGCTAAAATACTGAGACTTTCGGCATTACTTCATGATACAGGCTACACCAAAACAACCGAAAACCATGAAGAAGCTAGTGTTGAAATTGCAAAGGAATTTTTAACCGATGAAGAAGTCGATAAAAACATTATAAAAAGTGTTGCCAATTGCATTATGGCAACGAAATTATCTAGCGAACCTAAAAATGAGCTGGAAAAAATTATGCGTGATGCAGACAGCTCTCATTTTGGGAAAAAATATTTTAAGGAAACTAGTGAGTTTTTAAGAAAAGAATTAGAAATACAAGGCATTGCAAAATATACTCCTACCGAATGGCAGGAAGAAAATATTAAAATGCTGTCGAAAACGCATCAGTTTTATACAGAATATGCTCTAAAAAACTGGCAATCTAGAAAAGAAAAAAACCTATCGAAGCTAATAAAAGCGCGACAAAAGCAAAAATTAAAACTTAAAACCGAAGATTTAAAAGCAAAATACAAGGCACAGTACAAAAATGAAAGTCCCGAGCGTGGTATTCAAACATTTTATAGAGTGGCGTTAAAAAATCATATAAAATTGAGTGATATTGCCGATACAAAAGCTAATATTTTACTCTCGGTTAATGCCATTATTATTTCGTTGGTGCTTTCTAATCTTATTTCTAAACTTGATAATCCTTCGAACGATTATTTAATAATACCTACCTTAATTTTCACCATCTCCAGTGTTATTTCTATGGTATTATCTATTATTGCCACCAGACCCAATATTACAAGAGGTGAATTTACCCAGGAAGATATAGACCAAAAGCGCGTGAATTTAACTTTTTTTGGAAACTTTCATAAAATGAAATTAGAACAGTACCAAAACGCCATAAACGAGTTACTTAAAGACAAAGAATATGTTTATAATTCGCTTACTAAAGATTTATATTTTTTAGGAAAAGTTTTAGACCGAAAATATCGAATTTTAAGAACGACTTACACCATTTTTATGGTAGGTATGATTATATCGGTAATTGCTTTTGGAGTGTCTTTTAAATTAAGTAAACACGCCCGAATAGAAGATATGCTTCCCGATGAAACATCGATGATACAACCTGTAAAAAAGCTTAATGAAACGACTTATTTCGTTAAGCTTTAA